From one Babylonia areolata isolate BAREFJ2019XMU chromosome 35, ASM4173473v1, whole genome shotgun sequence genomic stretch:
- the LOC143278050 gene encoding uncharacterized protein LOC143278050 — MEVVGAEESAVEDAVQKGSRTSDDDGLALKVHIKEEVMDEAYSHSEQTVTASLPACLPTELEASQDSSTTFDFDPDVVASMKIELDVAEEPEVESREPDSWREESRHNSVFHQQDGAVMDTVTEAGVAHTCPHLSRTDTDMPTAAARESNVIAVFACNREAEDCIGHGLQCESSVRGMVLQGWESDHEPWCVIKTEPMSESESEADMDTVTGYIAENGARAVFNHDKGGRSNLEVFIGLRNGERRYFCPEAGCGKSYKRGEHLKIHALVHTGDRPYQCPESSCGKSFAHPFVLKEHIRTHTDEKPFQCTESDCGRCFRDRSNFRKHQQMHAGEAPVRRRRPPKQPLKKPYVCPEPGCDRAFSRPSVLQDHLKRHIGEKPYRCTEPGCGSAFLKKAALIMHVRIHTGERPFTCTEPGCGRSFARKNHLKDHMVLHTGKKPFCCTVPGCHRSFTQKIQLSYHMRTHTGEKPYQCPEVGCTKSYTQNKHLRYHMRSHSGSQPFPCPEPGCKRSFDRPSLLAKHSRTHHSKNGVSLVSHCRDNNAENLECKEESR, encoded by the exons ATGGAGGTGGTTGGGGCGGAAGAATCAGCCGTGGAAGATGCTGTTCAGAAAGGGAGCAggaccagtgatgatgatggactGGCACTGAAGGTCCACATCAAGGAAGAAGTGATGGATGAGGCCTACAGTCACAGTGAGCAGACAGTGACTGCTTCGCTTCCTGCATGTCTGCCGACTGAACTGGAAGCTAGCCAGGATAGTTCTACAACCTTTGATTTTGACCCTGATGTGGTGGCCAGCATGAAAATAGAGCTGGATGTCGCAGAAGAGCCAGAGGTTGAAA GCAGAGAGCCTGACAGCTGGAGAGAAGAAAGCAGGCACAACAGTGTATTCCACCAGCAGGATGGTGCTGTAATGGACACCGTGACAGAAGCAGGGGTGGCACATACCTGTCCTCATCTGTCCAGAACTGACACAGACATGCCGACAGCTGCTGCAAGAGAAAGCAACGTGATAGCTGTGTTTGCCTGTAATCGTGAAGCAGAGGATTGTATAGGTCATGGTTTGCAGTGTGAGTCATCAGTGAGGGGAATGGTGCTGCAAGGCTGGGAGTCTGACCATGAACCCTGGTGCGTCATCAAAACAGAGCCCATgtcagagtcagagtcagaggcGGACATGGACACAGTGACTGGGTACATTGCTGAAAACGGTGCCAGGGCTGTGTTCAATCATGACAAAGGGGGGAGGTCCAACCTGGAAGTGTTCATCGGCTTGCGGAATGGAGAGCGGCGCTACTTCTGTCCGGAGGCAGGTTGCGGCAAGTCGTACAAACGAGGGGAACACCTCAAGATCCACGCCCTTGTTCACACAGGAGACAGACCTTACCAGTGTCCGGAATCATCATGTGGCAAGTCTTTTGCCCATCCCTTTGTGCTCAAAGAGCACATCCGGACGCACACAGACGAAAAACCATTCCAGTGTACCGAGTCTGACTGTGGAAGATGCTTCAGAGATCGCTCCAATTTCAGAAAGCACCAGCAAATGCATGCTGGAGAGGCACCTGTCCGGCGAAGGAGACCCCCGAAACAGCCGTTGAAAAAACCTTATGTGTGTCCAGAGCCAGGGTGTGACCGAGCTTTCAGTCGGCCGTCAGTCCTTCAGGATCATCTAAAAAGACACATAGGGGAGAAGCCTTACCGCTGCACAGAGCCAGGGTGTGGGTCAGCCTTCCTGAAGAAAGCGGCGCTCATCATGCATGTGAGGATCCACACAGGGGAGCGCCCTTTCACCTGCACTGAGCCAGGCTGCGGACGATCGTTCGCTCGCAAGAACCACTTGAAGGATCACATGGTCCTCCACACGGGGAAGAAGCCATTCTGCTGCACGGTGCCTGGCTGCCACAGGTCCTTCACCCAGAAGATCCAGCTCAGTTACCACATGCGAACTCACACAGGGGAAAAACCGTACCAGTGTCCTGAGGTGGGGTGCACCAAGTCCTACACCCAGAACAAACATCTCCGGTACCACATGCGCTCCCACTCTGGGTCCCAACCCTTCCCCTGCCCCGAGCCAGGCTGCAAGAGATCGTTTGACCGACCCTCTCTCCTGGCCAAACACTCCAGGACACATCACAGCAAGAACGGTGTGAGTCTTGTTTCACACTGCAGAGATAACAATGCAGAGAATTTGGAATGCAAGGAGGAAAGTAGATAG